Below is a window of Haloterrigena alkaliphila DNA.
CCGTCGACCCGACGAGACCGACGCGACACCCCCGCTCGGTCAGCGGGTGGTCGTCGTCCTCGCCGCGGGCGTAGAAGTCGACGTAGCCGTCCTTGACGTGGGCGGTGTAGACCGCCGCGAAGATGGCGACGACGTGGACCGCCGCGACCGCGGCCTCGAGTCGTCCGGCCAGCACCGCGCCGAACAGCGACGCGGCTACGGGCGGGGTCATGAAGACCGGATGGACCTGCGACCAGTACGCTCGCGCCGTCGCTCCCGCGCCGCCGTCCGCTCTCGCCAGGGCCATATCTCGGGCGACAACGAACTGATACATAATACCCGGCCCGGAACTCCCGCGTCGGGGGCGGTGTTCCGCGATCCGGCGCGTGACGCCGAAACGCACAGTTTGATGTGCCGCCCCGTGCCACGGGGGAGCATGACGGACGACTACACCGGTGCGGACCTCTTCACGGACGCGCTCGAATCCTACGGCGTCGACTACGTCTTCGGAAACCCGGGGACGACCGAGTTGCCGATCATGGAGGCGATCGGCCAGAGCGACCTCGAGTACCGGCTGGCCCTCCACGAGGACATCGCGGTCGGGATGGCCTCGGGCTACGCCCAGCGTCGGCGGTATCACTCGCATCATGACGACTCGGTCACCCCCGTCGGCGTCGCGAACCTCCACATCGCACCGGGGCTGGCCCACGGCCTCGGAAATCTCTACGCGGCCAAGATCGCCGGCGCGCCGCTGGTCGTGACCGCGGGTAACCACAGCACCGACTTCCGCCACGAGGAGCCGATTCTGTCGGGCCGACTCGCCGACATGGCTCGCCAGTTCTGCAAGTGGTCCGACGAGGTGCTGGACGTCTCCGCCCTCCCGACGATGCTCCGGCGGGCGTTCCGGGTCGCGATGACGCCCCCGACCGGCCCCGTCTTCCTCGGGCTGCCCCTGGACGTCACGATGGACGAGACCGACGCCGAGCCCGAACGGCTGGGGCCGATTCCGAACGCCGGCAGCGGCGACCCCGTCCAACTCGAGCGCGCCGCCGAGTTGCTGGCCGAGGCCGACAGCCCGGTGATCGTCGTCGGCGATCACGTCGCCCGCTCGGGGGCCGACGCCGTCGCCGCGGCGGTCGAACTCGCGGAGGCGACCGGCGCCCGCGTCCACGGTGAGATCCTCTCCTGCGAGGTGGACTTCCCGACCGACCACGACCAGTGGGTCTCGTACCTGCCGACCAGCGAGCACCTCGTCTCGATGCTGCTTGACACCGACACGATCCTGTTCGCCGGCGTCTCGACGAACACGACGCTGACTCGACACGAGGAGGCGCTGGTCGATCCCGACACGACCTGCATCCACCTCAGTGACGACGCCTGGCAGATCGGCAAGAACCAGCCCGCCGACGCGTCCGTGATCGGTGACCCCGGGCTCGTGATGCAGGACCTCACGGAGCGCGTTCAGGGGAAGATCGCCGACGACGTCGTTTCCGACCGCCTCGAGGAGGTCGCCGAAGTCAAGGAGATGGTCGAGTCCAAGATGGCCGGCTACGGAGAGGGCGACGGGGACGACCCGCGCGCCTCGAAGGCCCAGCTCGTCGACGCGATGGAGCGCGTCGCGGGGGACGCCGCCATCGTCGACGAGGGCGTCACCTCGAAGTACGCCATGCTCACCCGGTGGGATTTCGGTCCCGAGCAGTACATGTCGAACAAGGGCGGGGGCCTCGGCTACGGCCTTCCGGCGGCGGTCGGCGCGGCCGTGGCCGAAGACCAACTGGACGACCCGCGCGACGTGGTCGGCTTCATCGGCGACGGCTCCTACCAGTACTACCCCCACTCGATCTACAGCGCCGCCCGGTACGATCTGGACCTGACGGTCGTCATCTCCGACAACCGCAACTATCGCATCCTGAAGGACAACACCCTCCACCTGCTCGGCGGCGAGGAGGAGGACTACGAGTTCGTCGGCATGGACTTCGATCCGGCCGTCGACCTCGTCAAGAACGCCGAGAGCCACGGCGCTCGCGCCGAACTCGTCGAGACGCCCGACGGAATCGAGGACGCCCTGGAGAACGCGCTGGCGCGCGACGGCCCCGACGTCCTCGACGTGCTTGTCCACGACTGAATCCGCCCTGCGAGCGCCCGTCGACTCCGTCAGTGTCCGATTCGAGATCGCCGGCGTCGAAGTCCTCGACGCGACGAACGGCCCAGCGGCCGACTGCGAGTCCCCGTAGTCACCGCTGCGGATCCCGAACGCGCTCTCCGTCGGCCGTCTCGGGGAAGATCTTCCCCGGGTTGAGCGTCCCCGTCGGATCGAGCGCGTGTTTGACCGACCGCATGGCGTCGACCGCGCCGGCGCCGTGCTCGGCCTCGAGGTACTTGCGCTTCCCCTGCCCGATACCGTGTTCGCCGGTCGAGGTGCCGCCGTGCTCGAGCGCGAGTTCGACGATCTCGCGGTAGATCCGCTCGCCGCGCTCGACCTGGTCGGGGTCGTCGGGATCGGCGAGGACGTTGTAGTGGAGGTTGCCGTCGCCCGCGTGGCCGAAACAGGCGACGAGGAGGTCGTACTGTTCGGCGAGTCGCTTGCTCTCGCGGACGATCTCCGGGTAGTTGCTGATCGGGACCGTCACGTCGCCGGGCTGTAGTATCTGGAGATCGGGATCGTAACTGGCGACTGCGGGGCCGAGTTCGCGACGAATCTCCCAGAGTTCGGCCATCTCGTCGTCGTCCTCGCTCATCTCGAGCTGGCGGACGTCGTGGTCCTCGAAGATCGTCCGACAGAGTTCGATCTCCTCCTCGACGCCGTGGTTCGCGTGGAACTCGAGGAACACCATCGGCGCGTCGGGCAGGTCGCTGCCGAGGTAGTCGTTGGCCATCCCGGCGCTCAGTTCGTCCACGAGTTCGATCTTGGCCACGCCGACCTCCGTCCGGACGGCGTCGAAGACGGCCTCGGCGGCGTCGTCGAGCGTCTCGAAGATGGCCCGGCCGCCCCGGATCTGTCTGGGTCGACCCGCCAACTCGAGGGTGGCCTCGGTGACGACTCCCAGCGTCCCCTCGCTGCCGACGAGCAGGTCGGTCAGGTTGTAGCCGCTCGAGGTCTTGATCGCCCGCGACCCCGTTCGGATCACGGTCCCGTCCGCGAGGACCGCCTCGAGGGCGAGCACCCAGTCGGAGACTTCGCCGTACATGACGGTCTGCATGCCGCTGGCGTCGGTCGCGATCATGCCGCCGATCGTGGAGATGTTCCCCGACGACGGCATCGGCGGGAAGAAGAGGCCGTCTGCAGCGACGTACTCGTCGACGCTGTCGCCGATGATCCCGGGCCCGACGTCGATCTGGAAGTCCTCGGGGCGGTAGTCGACGACGTCGTCCATCCGCGTCAGGTCCAGGCTGATCCCAGCGTGGGCCGGGACCGCGTTGCCCTCGAGCCCCGTCCCCGCCGCGTAGGGCGTCACGGGGACGCCGTGCTCGGTCGCGGCGGCGAGGACGGCCGAGACGTCTTCGGTCCGCTCGGGGTAGACCACCGCGTCCGGCAGGACGCCGCGGCTTCCCTGGGTCGTCCCCCAGTCGGTTGCGTGCGATTCCCGTCGGCTCTCCGCGAACGATAGCTGGTCGTCCGCGAGATCGAGGGCCTCGAGGAACGAACAGTCGTGTGTCATACGACCACGTCGTCCACGCGCCGTATCAACGTTTCCCACTCGTATCCGAGGCGGACGTTCGACAGCGCTGAACGATTCGGTCGATCGACGCGAGCGGATACGACTGCGGAACTCGGTCCCGTCCCGTCGAACGTGACCGACGACTCGCCCACGCAGCCGAACGCGAATGCCGACGGCAGCGATGATCCACTGGA
It encodes the following:
- a CDS encoding FAD-binding oxidoreductase, which produces MTHDCSFLEALDLADDQLSFAESRRESHATDWGTTQGSRGVLPDAVVYPERTEDVSAVLAAATEHGVPVTPYAAGTGLEGNAVPAHAGISLDLTRMDDVVDYRPEDFQIDVGPGIIGDSVDEYVAADGLFFPPMPSSGNISTIGGMIATDASGMQTVMYGEVSDWVLALEAVLADGTVIRTGSRAIKTSSGYNLTDLLVGSEGTLGVVTEATLELAGRPRQIRGGRAIFETLDDAAEAVFDAVRTEVGVAKIELVDELSAGMANDYLGSDLPDAPMVFLEFHANHGVEEEIELCRTIFEDHDVRQLEMSEDDDEMAELWEIRRELGPAVASYDPDLQILQPGDVTVPISNYPEIVRESKRLAEQYDLLVACFGHAGDGNLHYNVLADPDDPDQVERGERIYREIVELALEHGGTSTGEHGIGQGKRKYLEAEHGAGAVDAMRSVKHALDPTGTLNPGKIFPETADGERVRDPQR
- a CDS encoding thiamine pyrophosphate-binding protein yields the protein MTDDYTGADLFTDALESYGVDYVFGNPGTTELPIMEAIGQSDLEYRLALHEDIAVGMASGYAQRRRYHSHHDDSVTPVGVANLHIAPGLAHGLGNLYAAKIAGAPLVVTAGNHSTDFRHEEPILSGRLADMARQFCKWSDEVLDVSALPTMLRRAFRVAMTPPTGPVFLGLPLDVTMDETDAEPERLGPIPNAGSGDPVQLERAAELLAEADSPVIVVGDHVARSGADAVAAAVELAEATGARVHGEILSCEVDFPTDHDQWVSYLPTSEHLVSMLLDTDTILFAGVSTNTTLTRHEEALVDPDTTCIHLSDDAWQIGKNQPADASVIGDPGLVMQDLTERVQGKIADDVVSDRLEEVAEVKEMVESKMAGYGEGDGDDPRASKAQLVDAMERVAGDAAIVDEGVTSKYAMLTRWDFGPEQYMSNKGGGLGYGLPAAVGAAVAEDQLDDPRDVVGFIGDGSYQYYPHSIYSAARYDLDLTVVISDNRNYRILKDNTLHLLGGEEEDYEFVGMDFDPAVDLVKNAESHGARAELVETPDGIEDALENALARDGPDVLDVLVHD